Proteins encoded together in one Janthinobacterium tructae window:
- a CDS encoding AraC family transcriptional regulator yields the protein MASNQHFPAVSDTLPYPVYFRLDDYHAHQQFDYQSHPWGQLTYCSTGVMEIMVAGQRYLSPPQYAVWIPPETLHDGYIRQDVVFHSAYIDASLCDRLPAQPCALVLSPLLKAILGDFAGRGVTTPATEADQRLAQVLVDQLQLAPCSRNYLPGSDEPVIAALLAALQAEPGSNRSLSEWAAQLHVTERTLARRCQRELGMPFGEWRQRQRFLAALPLLEQGDTVQAIALELGYSTASAFIAMFRRQSGGTPDQFRRGLR from the coding sequence TTATCACGCGCACCAGCAATTCGATTACCAGAGCCATCCCTGGGGCCAGCTCACGTATTGCTCCACGGGCGTGATGGAAATCATGGTGGCGGGCCAGCGCTACCTGTCGCCACCCCAGTACGCCGTGTGGATACCGCCCGAAACCTTGCACGACGGTTATATCCGCCAGGATGTCGTGTTTCACTCGGCCTACATCGACGCCAGCCTGTGCGACCGGCTGCCGGCGCAGCCATGCGCGCTGGTATTGAGTCCCTTGCTCAAAGCCATACTCGGCGACTTCGCCGGTCGGGGCGTCACCACGCCCGCCACCGAGGCCGACCAGCGCCTGGCGCAAGTGCTGGTCGACCAGTTGCAGCTGGCGCCGTGCAGCCGCAACTACCTGCCCGGCAGCGACGAGCCCGTCATCGCGGCGCTGCTGGCGGCCCTGCAGGCGGAGCCGGGGAGTAACCGCTCACTTTCCGAGTGGGCCGCGCAATTGCATGTGACCGAACGCACGCTGGCGCGCCGCTGCCAGCGCGAACTGGGCATGCCGTTCGGCGAATGGCGCCAGCGCCAGCGCTTCCTGGCGGCCCTGCCCCTGCTGGAACAAGGCGACACCGTGCAGGCGATCGCGCTGGAACTGGGCTACAGCACGGCCTCGGCCTTCATCGCCATGTTTCGCCGCCAGAGCGGCGGCACGCCGGACCAGTTCCGCCGCGGCCTGCGCTGA
- a CDS encoding tetratricopeptide repeat protein, protein MNSSTETAHDTPGSEDAPQVTEMTVTAPAPIRLDKEDIPTVLGKLRTLVQDKTRFEPQDITPLGEEDALQDFSLQANYALEARFEQRVINGYFTPSGNDCRCGSHEVGALAHAQEKERLRRAAGKLDNALRQAGQAYNGIEAGVYLPHAVKYWHLDTCNNCHGKGRISCHTCHGLTTETCWSCHGGRTVSCDAYGCYGSGKVSCSYCSGSGSVAEQVTDYVTVQVPTTTYSNGSSHTSYHSETRTQYRTEHRNCYHCSYGKVTCNSCHGSGNINCGTCRASGSVTCRTCSGVGDLRCNPCDGSGKVGKAAWVDVHVAPGYSVSLPKQAPDDARRIRDKESVHSLAAIASSLALAKVSIYNEDQPQEVDALYAGKLRIVRLDASCNAEKHHLVAYGTDLRWLTLDDIVEKLLRGDLKALSDALAGSADDGLFSAHVQGLLTPLRDVAASELNADVIESVLSGDADHAHVDVVSAEYAQNVRTCVLGALRQVYTRLAKQFWWKSALAALAAAIATWFFAGRGAAAVAGLLVTGAAYWLFNRKVKAVLSEALGGEQQAERAMRIAGKGRRNQLAQVLVLAPASLAVLAASYGLPMRVRPVSAPPQTAMASAPVASHAPAVVPQDASSARAVKLYENGDKVQALAMLESLVGKGDAGAYGLYGWMLLMGEGKSGPATAPTAQQREARQVAAKPLVGKGLLKNDSYALTAKGVMLAEGWQEPRNMARGLDLLKQAANKGNTQAMHLLGLYHVRGYQIPVNHAEARKWFTLAADKGSAGDIYNLGLMDWEGAGLKRPDRASAMQRWKIAAAMGEERAIKAVAQGKP, encoded by the coding sequence ATGAATTCCAGCACTGAAACGGCCCATGACACCCCAGGCAGCGAGGATGCGCCGCAGGTGACAGAGATGACCGTGACGGCGCCAGCGCCCATCCGCCTCGACAAGGAAGACATCCCCACCGTGCTGGGCAAGCTGCGCACGCTGGTGCAGGACAAGACGCGCTTCGAGCCGCAGGACATCACGCCGCTGGGCGAGGAAGATGCCTTGCAGGATTTTTCGCTGCAGGCGAACTACGCGCTCGAAGCGCGCTTCGAGCAGCGCGTCATCAATGGCTACTTCACGCCATCGGGCAACGACTGCCGCTGTGGCTCCCACGAGGTGGGAGCGCTCGCTCACGCGCAGGAGAAGGAGCGGCTGCGCCGCGCGGCGGGCAAGCTCGACAATGCCTTGCGCCAGGCGGGCCAGGCCTACAATGGGATCGAGGCGGGCGTCTACCTGCCGCACGCCGTCAAGTACTGGCACCTGGACACCTGCAACAACTGTCATGGAAAAGGCCGCATCAGCTGCCACACCTGCCACGGCTTGACCACGGAAACCTGCTGGAGCTGCCATGGCGGGCGCACCGTCAGCTGTGACGCGTATGGCTGCTACGGCAGCGGCAAGGTGTCGTGCTCGTATTGCAGCGGCAGCGGCTCGGTCGCCGAGCAAGTCACCGATTACGTCACGGTGCAGGTGCCCACGACCACCTACAGCAACGGCAGCTCGCACACCAGCTACCACAGTGAAACGCGCACGCAATACCGCACCGAGCATCGCAATTGCTACCATTGCAGCTACGGCAAGGTCACGTGCAACAGCTGCCACGGTTCCGGCAACATCAATTGCGGCACTTGCCGCGCCAGCGGCAGTGTCACCTGCCGTACCTGCAGCGGCGTGGGGGACTTGCGCTGCAACCCCTGCGACGGCTCCGGCAAGGTGGGCAAGGCGGCCTGGGTCGACGTGCACGTCGCGCCCGGCTACAGCGTCAGCCTGCCCAAGCAGGCGCCCGACGACGCACGCCGCATCCGCGACAAGGAGAGCGTGCACTCACTGGCGGCTATTGCCAGCAGCCTGGCCCTGGCAAAAGTGAGCATTTACAATGAAGACCAGCCGCAGGAAGTCGACGCCCTGTACGCAGGCAAGCTGCGCATCGTGCGCCTCGATGCATCGTGCAACGCCGAAAAGCACCACCTGGTGGCGTACGGCACCGACTTGCGCTGGCTGACCCTGGACGACATCGTGGAAAAGCTGCTGCGCGGCGACCTCAAGGCGCTCAGCGACGCGCTGGCCGGCAGCGCCGACGACGGCCTGTTCTCGGCCCACGTGCAGGGCTTGTTGACGCCGCTGCGCGACGTGGCAGCCTCGGAGCTGAATGCGGACGTGATCGAGTCTGTCCTCAGCGGTGACGCAGACCACGCGCACGTCGATGTCGTCTCGGCCGAGTATGCGCAGAATGTGCGCACCTGCGTGCTCGGTGCCTTGCGCCAGGTCTACACGCGGCTGGCCAAGCAATTCTGGTGGAAAAGCGCACTGGCCGCGCTGGCCGCCGCCATCGCCACCTGGTTCTTTGCCGGGCGCGGTGCCGCCGCCGTCGCCGGCCTGCTCGTCACGGGCGCCGCCTACTGGCTGTTCAACCGCAAGGTCAAGGCCGTGCTGAGCGAGGCGCTGGGCGGCGAGCAGCAGGCCGAACGCGCCATGCGCATCGCCGGCAAGGGCCGCCGCAACCAGCTGGCGCAAGTGCTGGTCCTCGCGCCGGCCAGCCTGGCCGTGCTGGCCGCCAGCTATGGCTTGCCCATGCGCGTGCGCCCGGTTTCTGCGCCGCCGCAAACGGCCATGGCCTCGGCGCCCGTCGCCTCCCATGCGCCGGCCGTCGTACCGCAGGACGCGAGCAGCGCCAGGGCCGTCAAGCTGTACGAAAATGGCGACAAGGTACAGGCACTGGCCATGCTGGAAAGCCTGGTCGGCAAGGGCGACGCCGGCGCATATGGGCTATATGGCTGGATGCTGCTGATGGGCGAAGGCAAGAGCGGCCCCGCCACCGCGCCAACGGCGCAGCAGCGCGAAGCGCGCCAGGTCGCCGCCAAGCCCCTGGTCGGCAAGGGCTTGCTGAAAAACGACAGCTATGCACTGACGGCGAAGGGCGTGATGCTGGCCGAAGGCTGGCAAGAACCGCGCAACATGGCGCGCGGGCTCGACTTGCTGAAACAGGCCGCCAACAAGGGCAATACGCAAGCCATGCACTTGCTGGGCCTGTACCACGTGCGCGGCTACCAGATCCCGGTCAACCACGCGGAAGCGCGCAAATGGTTCACCCTGGCCGCCGACAAGGGCAGCGCGGGCGATATCTACAACCTGGGCCTGATGGACTGGGAAGGCGCTGGTTTGAAACGCCCGGACCGCGCCAGCGCCATGCAGCGCTGGAAGATCGCCGCCGCCATGGGAGAAGAGCGCGCGATTAAGGCTGTAGCGCAAGGCAAACCTTAA
- a CDS encoding AMP nucleosidase translates to MLTPPFIASSRFDDPRLALEQVQAIYRSSIEHLRDALQRFVAGEDMHERVRACYPFVRIQTDTVARADSPLAYGFVAGPGVFETTLTRPDLFGDYYLDQFTLLLKNHNSGQNVHLEVGVSAQPIPVHFSFAEHDHIEGNMDAGRRLAMRDLFDLPDLSAMDDGIANGTHEPAHGEAQPLALFTGPRVDYSLQRLRHYSGTSPQHFQNFVLFTNYQFYIDEFIRLGHAMMDRAPDPQAPSDDDGYIAFVEPGNVVTRRVGQTVESEDALGAAPPRLPQMPAYHLLRADGSGITMVNIGVGPANAKTITDHIAVLRPHAWLMLGHCAGLRTTQSLGDYVLAHAYVREDHVLDEDLPLWVPIPPLAEIQQALQTAVAEITQLTGHDLKHIMRTGTVASTDNRNWELLPQRTPERRFSQSRAIALDMESATIAANGFRFRVPYGTLLCVSDKPLHGEIKLPGMANHFYRERVDQHLRIGIRAVELLRRQGVDRLHSRKLRSFAEVAFQ, encoded by the coding sequence TTGCTTACGCCCCCCTTCATCGCCTCCTCCCGCTTCGACGATCCACGCCTGGCGTTGGAACAAGTGCAAGCCATTTACCGCAGCAGCATCGAACACCTGCGCGATGCGCTGCAGCGCTTTGTCGCCGGCGAAGACATGCACGAGCGCGTACGCGCCTGCTACCCCTTCGTGCGCATCCAGACCGACACCGTGGCGCGCGCCGACTCGCCGCTGGCCTACGGCTTTGTCGCCGGTCCCGGCGTATTTGAAACCACCCTGACGCGCCCCGACCTGTTCGGCGACTATTACCTCGACCAGTTCACCCTGCTGCTGAAAAACCATAACAGCGGCCAGAATGTACACCTGGAAGTGGGCGTCAGCGCCCAGCCCATACCCGTGCATTTTTCGTTCGCCGAGCATGACCATATCGAAGGCAATATGGATGCGGGCCGCCGCCTGGCCATGCGCGACCTGTTCGACCTGCCCGACCTGTCGGCCATGGACGACGGCATCGCCAACGGCACGCACGAACCGGCGCATGGCGAAGCGCAGCCGCTGGCCTTGTTCACGGGGCCGCGCGTCGATTACTCGCTGCAGCGCCTGCGCCACTACAGCGGCACCTCGCCGCAGCACTTCCAGAACTTCGTCCTGTTTACCAATTACCAGTTCTACATCGACGAATTCATCCGCCTGGGCCACGCCATGATGGACCGCGCGCCCGACCCGCAAGCACCATCGGACGACGACGGCTACATCGCCTTTGTCGAACCGGGAAACGTGGTCACGCGCCGGGTCGGCCAGACAGTCGAAAGCGAAGATGCGCTGGGCGCCGCGCCGCCGCGCCTGCCGCAGATGCCCGCCTACCACCTGCTGCGCGCCGATGGCAGCGGCATCACCATGGTCAATATCGGCGTCGGTCCCGCCAACGCGAAAACCATCACCGACCATATCGCCGTGCTGCGCCCGCACGCCTGGCTGATGCTCGGCCATTGCGCCGGCTTGCGCACCACGCAAAGCCTGGGCGACTACGTGCTGGCGCATGCATACGTGCGCGAAGACCATGTGCTCGACGAAGACTTGCCGCTGTGGGTACCGATCCCGCCGCTGGCGGAAATCCAGCAGGCGCTGCAAACGGCGGTGGCGGAAATCACCCAGCTGACAGGGCATGATTTAAAACACATCATGCGCACCGGGACGGTGGCCAGCACGGACAACCGCAACTGGGAACTGCTGCCGCAGCGCACACCGGAGCGCCGTTTCAGCCAGAGCCGCGCCATCGCGCTGGACATGGAAAGCGCGACGATCGCCGCCAACGGCTTCCGCTTCCGCGTCCCGTACGGCACCCTGCTGTGCGTGAGCGACAAGCCGCTGCACGGTGAAATCAAGCTGCCCGGCATGGCCAACCACTTCTACCGCGAGCGGGTCGACCAGCACCTGCGCATCGGCATCCGCGCCGTGGAACTGCTGCGCCGCCAGGGCGTGGACCGGCTGCACAGCCGCAAATTGCGCAGCTTTGCGGAAGTGGCGTTTCAGTAA
- a CDS encoding FABP family protein translates to MSDFSEDIYTEPSADVHTLNNLGPLTGMAGIWTGTRGLDVKPKADGPRKQAFVERIELQPIDPVTNGPQLFYGLRYYIHITKPDQVKTYHEQVGYWLWEPATGTVIQTLAIPRGQIAMASGTTTADASSFELVARRDSTAYGICSNPFLEHAFTTVEYRIKVDIHADGTWGYDEDTVMLIRGKDEPFHHTDRNLLTKIGEPTPNPMALQALAAA, encoded by the coding sequence ATGAGCGATTTTTCCGAAGATATCTACACCGAGCCGTCCGCCGACGTGCATACCCTGAACAACCTGGGCCCATTGACCGGCATGGCCGGCATCTGGACGGGCACGCGCGGCCTGGACGTCAAGCCGAAAGCGGACGGCCCGCGCAAGCAGGCGTTTGTCGAGCGCATCGAACTGCAGCCGATCGATCCCGTCACCAATGGCCCGCAACTGTTCTACGGCTTGCGCTATTACATCCACATCACCAAGCCGGATCAGGTAAAAACCTACCATGAACAGGTCGGCTACTGGCTGTGGGAGCCGGCCACGGGCACCGTGATCCAGACCCTGGCCATCCCGCGCGGCCAGATCGCCATGGCGTCGGGCACGACGACGGCGGACGCCAGCAGTTTCGAACTGGTGGCCAGGCGCGATTCGACGGCCTACGGCATCTGCTCGAACCCTTTCCTCGAACACGCGTTCACCACCGTCGAATACCGCATCAAGGTCGACATCCACGCCGACGGCACCTGGGGCTACGATGAAGACACGGTCATGCTGATCCGCGGCAAGGACGAACCCTTCCACCACACGGACCGCAACCTGCTGACTAAAATCGGCGAGCCGACGCCCAACCCGATGGCCTTGCAGGCGCTGGCAGCAGCTTAA
- a CDS encoding TetR/AcrR family transcriptional regulator translates to MVRLAKFNENNFIDSAIAVAAQCGVGAVSMAAIAVKAGAPIGSVYHRFDSRNAILARAWLRVKSDFREEVASRWLGGDTWAGVHGLLDWCRRKPVYARFLLQCADSPDFSSGLSEQLLAAVEEEQAALDACFVRCAEAMPATTELDLDHMLLKFVLIDAPVAVVKPYLTQERPIPASVDAMLRASHDAVRGWALNTTSH, encoded by the coding sequence ATGGTCAGACTCGCAAAATTCAACGAAAACAACTTCATCGACAGCGCGATTGCCGTCGCCGCCCAGTGCGGCGTGGGCGCCGTGTCGATGGCCGCCATCGCCGTCAAGGCCGGTGCGCCCATCGGTTCCGTGTATCACCGCTTCGACTCGCGCAACGCCATCCTGGCGCGCGCCTGGCTGCGCGTGAAGAGCGACTTCCGCGAGGAAGTGGCCAGCCGCTGGCTCGGCGGCGACACCTGGGCCGGCGTGCACGGCTTGCTGGACTGGTGCCGGCGCAAGCCCGTGTATGCGCGCTTCCTGCTGCAATGCGCGGACAGCCCCGATTTCAGCAGTGGCCTCAGCGAGCAATTGCTGGCCGCCGTGGAAGAGGAGCAGGCGGCGCTCGACGCCTGCTTTGTGCGCTGCGCCGAAGCCATGCCCGCCACCACGGAGCTGGACCTGGATCACATGCTGCTCAAATTCGTGCTGATCGACGCCCCCGTGGCCGTCGTCAAGCCCTACCTGACCCAGGAGCGGCCGATACCGGCCAGTGTCGACGCCATGCTGCGCGCCTCGCACGACGCCGTGCGCGGCTGGGCCTTAAACACCACATCACATTAA
- the map gene encoding type I methionyl aminopeptidase, which produces MRYSTQLEHGKKIPLHDEEGFIGMRAAGRIAADTLDYITPFVKPGVSTAKLDALCEEFMRAAGAIPGTIDYHGYKHASCISVNHVVTHGIPSETKFLKVGDILNIDVTPKFQGWFGDTSRTFKVGAVSILANRLVNTAYDAMMAGIHTVRPGATLGDVGAAIEAVAKAQGFSSVRDFCGHGVGQVFHDTPQVLHYGRAGTGIVLEPGMIFTIEPMLNVGSYQVKVLPDKWTTVTKDRSLSAQFEHSLAVTETGFEIFTLTGLPDPLV; this is translated from the coding sequence ATGCGCTATTCCACCCAGCTTGAACACGGCAAGAAAATCCCCCTGCACGACGAAGAAGGTTTCATCGGCATGCGCGCGGCCGGCCGCATCGCCGCCGACACGCTCGATTACATCACGCCCTTCGTCAAGCCTGGCGTGTCGACGGCCAAGCTCGACGCCCTGTGCGAAGAATTCATGCGCGCCGCCGGCGCCATCCCCGGCACCATCGACTACCACGGCTACAAGCACGCCAGTTGCATCTCCGTCAATCACGTGGTCACGCACGGCATCCCGTCGGAAACGAAATTCCTGAAAGTGGGCGACATCCTGAACATCGACGTGACGCCGAAGTTCCAGGGCTGGTTCGGCGACACCAGCCGCACCTTCAAGGTGGGCGCCGTGTCCATCCTGGCCAACCGCCTCGTCAACACGGCGTATGACGCCATGATGGCCGGCATCCATACGGTGCGCCCTGGCGCCACCCTGGGCGACGTGGGCGCCGCCATCGAAGCGGTGGCCAAGGCGCAGGGCTTTTCTTCCGTGCGCGACTTCTGCGGACATGGCGTGGGCCAGGTCTTCCACGATACGCCGCAAGTGCTGCACTATGGCCGCGCCGGCACCGGCATCGTGCTCGAACCGGGCATGATTTTCACGATCGAACCGATGCTCAACGTGGGCAGCTACCAGGTCAAGGTCTTGCCCGACAAATGGACGACGGTGACGAAAGACCGTTCGCTGTCGGCACAGTTCGAGCACTCGCTGGCCGTGACGGAAACGGGTTTTGAAATCTTCACCCTGACCGGTTTGCCCGATCCGCTGGTCTGA